From Solwaraspora sp. WMMD1047, the proteins below share one genomic window:
- a CDS encoding DUF4229 domain-containing protein has protein sequence MKPAVKYTLGRIGLFLAVALALWPIQMNIFLKLMLAVVFSAALSFFLLRGWRDEMAAQLAGAADRRRAERERLRSALAGDDQPPPDPDADQTSR, from the coding sequence GTGAAACCGGCGGTCAAGTACACCCTCGGCCGGATCGGGCTGTTCCTGGCGGTGGCGCTGGCGCTGTGGCCGATCCAGATGAACATCTTCCTCAAGCTGATGCTCGCGGTGGTCTTCTCCGCCGCGCTGTCGTTCTTCCTGCTGCGTGGCTGGCGGGACGAGATGGCGGCGCAGTTGGCGGGCGCCGCCGACCGGCGCCGGGCCGAGCGGGAGCGGCTGCGGTCGGCGCTGGCCGGCGACGATCAGCCGCCGCCGGACCCGGACGCGGATCAGACCTCGCGCTGA